From a single Nicotiana tomentosiformis chromosome 2, ASM39032v3, whole genome shotgun sequence genomic region:
- the LOC138906292 gene encoding uncharacterized protein — protein MTWADVHNQYESKIRIEDDQVSFPLSAKGWEKNKEKSKDNFNTDRRSSRGGCFPYKWAEGRDRGFWSADRFVTDRRTDCGRNNRSLQDKERSGTWDYSYPRLSKYNFNVNVLELTSALRNIKEAQFPKPMWSDPIHRDPNLWCEYHGTNGHRTGDCRHLREEVALLLKNGHLIEFLSDRAKNNYGRNKDNVEPSKVGEEPPRQTINMIFGGNENNGVTFSAAKKMNVSITHSKRLREVAEDDITFTEEDADGLLLPHNDALVISLNVLNFKIKCVVDPGSSANIIQWGVLEQAKLNGSIILAIKLLARFNLAKVTTRREILFPTNAEGVMKATIFEVVDGDMRYNIILGRPWLHEMRVLPSTYHQLLRFSTPKGIK, from the coding sequence AtgacttgggcggatgtccacaatcagtacgagtcaaagataaggatcgaagatgatcaggttAGCTTCCCGTTGTCGGCAAAAGGatgggagaagaataaagaaaaatcaaaagacaaTTTCAACACAGATAGGCGGTCTTCGAGGGGCGGTTGTTTTCCCTACAAATGGGCCGAAGGACGCGACAGAGGTTTCTGGTCGGCAGACAGGTTTGTTACCGACAGAAGAACTGATTGCGGTCGGAACAACAGATCATTGCAAGATAAAGAAAGGTCAGGTACGTGGGATTATTCCTACCCCAGGCTATCAAAATACAATTTCAATGTCAATGTATTGGAATTGACATCAGCTCtgagaaatatcaaagaagcGCAGTTCCCAAAGCCGATGTGGTCTGATCCCATCCATagggatcccaacttgtggtgtgagtaccacgggacgaatggccaccggactggggactgccgacatctgcgGGAAGAAGTGGCGTTACTATTGAAGAATGGGCATCTCATAGAATTcttaagtgatcgggccaagaacaACTACGGTCGCAACAAGGATAACGTGGAACCCTCGAAAGTAGGAGAAGAACCCCCGCGCCAgacgatcaatatgatcttcggggGGAACGAGAATAACGGGGTCACCTTCTCGGCAGCAAAAAAGATGAATGTATCAATAACCCAtagcaagagactccgggaagttgctgaagacgacatcactttcacggaggaggacgcagatgGATTGTTGCTACCGCATAACGACGCATTGGTAATTTCCTTAAATGTACTAAACTTTAAAATCAAATGtgtagtggatccaggaagttcggccaatatcatacaatggggagtattggagcaagccaaACTCAACGGAAGCATCATTCTGGCCATAAAACTCCTTGCCAGATTTAACCTCGCAAAGGTGACAACCCGGCGAGAGATCTTGTTTCCCACGAATGCCGAAGGAGTGATGAAGGCGACTATTTTTGAAgtggtggatggtgatatgagatataatattattctgggaagaccatggttgcacgagatgagagTTCTACCATCGACGTATCATCAGTTGTTGAGATTCTCAACGCCCAAAGGAATTAAATAG